Proteins from a genomic interval of Beijerinckia indica subsp. indica ATCC 9039:
- a CDS encoding cytochrome ubiquinol oxidase subunit I, with protein MAFDPVLLSRLQFAFTITFHIIFPSFTIGLSAFIAVLLARHAITGRSQDLELARFWTKIFAISFAMGVVSGVVLSYQFGTNWSRFSTVAGNIIGPLMAYEVLTAFFLEATFLGIMLFGAGRVPGWLHLTASIMVAIGTAISAFWILAANSWMQFPVGHEMREGIAFPLDWLRIIFSPTFPLRFAHMVTAAYITTAFVVVAVGARFALAGRFPDHAKTMLRMGLGLAVVLVPLQILIGDMHGLKTAEYQPAKLAAIEGHWENEEEGAGVPLILFGWPNQKTETNDYALSLPHIGSLIVTHSWAGRFPSLKDFAPADRPPVPQVFFAFRFMVGIGFAMLGFVAWGVFLWWRGDLMRNRLFLRIAANVWPVGFLAIISGWMVTEIGRQPWVVTGFLRSADAASPLTMHTVLVSLALFVLVYGVVFSAGIYFINRLINAGPTPHVVGAETGLPSRPLSGAARSLSD; from the coding sequence ATGGCTTTCGACCCCGTCCTTTTGAGTCGTCTGCAATTTGCCTTCACCATTACTTTCCACATTATTTTTCCATCCTTCACGATTGGCCTTTCCGCCTTCATTGCGGTTTTGCTGGCGCGTCACGCGATCACTGGCCGTAGCCAGGATCTTGAACTGGCGCGGTTCTGGACCAAGATCTTTGCCATTTCTTTCGCCATGGGCGTCGTTTCGGGCGTCGTCCTTTCCTATCAATTCGGCACCAATTGGAGCCGTTTCTCCACCGTTGCCGGCAATATTATCGGCCCCTTGATGGCCTATGAGGTGCTGACCGCCTTCTTTCTGGAGGCGACCTTTCTCGGCATCATGCTGTTCGGGGCGGGGCGCGTGCCGGGCTGGTTGCATCTGACCGCCTCGATCATGGTGGCCATCGGCACAGCGATTTCCGCCTTCTGGATTCTCGCGGCCAATTCCTGGATGCAATTCCCGGTCGGCCATGAAATGCGAGAGGGCATCGCCTTTCCCCTCGATTGGCTGCGGATCATCTTCAGTCCGACTTTTCCCTTGCGTTTCGCTCATATGGTGACCGCGGCCTATATCACGACCGCCTTTGTCGTCGTGGCTGTCGGCGCCCGTTTTGCTCTCGCGGGCCGCTTTCCCGATCATGCGAAAACGATGCTGCGCATGGGACTTGGCCTCGCCGTGGTGCTGGTGCCCTTGCAGATTCTCATCGGTGATATGCATGGCCTCAAGACGGCGGAATATCAGCCGGCCAAGCTCGCGGCGATCGAGGGCCATTGGGAAAATGAAGAGGAAGGAGCGGGCGTGCCCTTGATCCTCTTTGGTTGGCCGAACCAAAAGACTGAGACCAATGATTACGCGCTTTCCTTGCCGCATATCGGCAGCCTGATCGTCACCCATTCCTGGGCCGGCCGTTTTCCCAGTCTGAAGGATTTCGCTCCGGCCGATCGTCCGCCGGTGCCACAAGTCTTCTTTGCCTTTCGTTTCATGGTCGGTATCGGTTTCGCCATGCTCGGATTTGTCGCCTGGGGGGTATTTTTGTGGTGGCGTGGGGACCTGATGCGGAACAGGCTGTTCTTGCGCATCGCCGCCAATGTCTGGCCGGTTGGTTTTCTCGCCATCATCTCCGGTTGGATGGTGACGGAAATTGGTCGCCAGCCGTGGGTCGTGACCGGTTTTCTGCGTAGCGCCGATGCCGCTTCTCCTTTGACGATGCACACGGTTCTGGTTTCGCTGGCGCTCTTCGTCCTTGTCTATGGTGTCGTGTTTTCGGCGGGGATCTATTTCATCAACCGGCTGATCAATGCGGGGCCGACACCTCATGTCGTTGGCGCCGAAACAGGCCTGCCGTCCCGTCCTCTGTCCGGTGCTGCGAGAAGTCTGAGTGATTAA
- the cydB gene encoding cytochrome d ubiquinol oxidase subunit II: MTGLEPYLPLIWAGILATAVGLYVILDGFDLGLGILFFTTRDETARDDMMSSVAPFWDGNETWLVLGGGGLLAAFPLAYSIIMPALYIPIILMLLALILRGVAFEFRWAAKPWHGFWDVAFAGGSTLAALAQGFVLGGLIQGITVKDNAFAGGPFDWFSPFALLCGFGLVAGYGLLACCWLLMKTSGGLAAHARRLALPFLLAVVFCAAVVSIWTPLRYPAIAERWFSTPNIFYLWPLPAATGALAFLVFRALRRGDDFIPFFGVVGIFLLCFAGLAISAYPYLVPHSIDLWQAAGAPESLKFMLIGVSILLPVILGYTIFVYWTFRGRLRVGEGYH; encoded by the coding sequence ATGACCGGCTTGGAACCGTATCTGCCGTTGATCTGGGCCGGCATTCTGGCCACCGCCGTTGGCCTCTATGTCATTCTCGATGGATTCGATCTCGGTCTCGGCATTCTCTTCTTCACGACACGGGACGAGACCGCGCGCGATGACATGATGTCCTCCGTCGCGCCTTTCTGGGACGGGAATGAAACCTGGCTGGTTTTAGGGGGCGGCGGTCTGCTCGCCGCCTTTCCGCTCGCCTATTCGATCATCATGCCGGCGCTCTATATTCCGATCATCCTGATGCTGCTCGCCTTGATCCTGCGTGGCGTCGCCTTTGAATTTCGCTGGGCGGCAAAGCCCTGGCACGGATTCTGGGATGTCGCCTTTGCCGGGGGATCGACGCTTGCCGCCTTGGCGCAGGGATTCGTGCTGGGCGGTCTGATCCAGGGCATTACGGTCAAGGACAATGCCTTTGCCGGCGGTCCCTTCGATTGGTTCTCCCCTTTTGCGCTCTTGTGCGGATTTGGCCTCGTCGCGGGTTATGGGCTGCTTGCCTGCTGCTGGCTGTTGATGAAGACCTCAGGTGGGTTGGCTGCTCATGCGCGCCGCCTCGCGCTCCCCTTTCTGCTGGCCGTCGTCTTCTGCGCGGCCGTGGTAAGCATCTGGACACCCTTGCGCTATCCAGCGATCGCGGAGCGTTGGTTCTCGACGCCTAATATTTTCTATCTCTGGCCTTTGCCGGCCGCGACGGGGGCTCTGGCGTTTCTCGTTTTTCGCGCTCTGCGGCGGGGCGATGATTTCATCCCGTTCTTCGGCGTGGTGGGGATTTTTCTACTCTGTTTCGCGGGTCTTGCTATTTCTGCTTATCCCTATCTGGTGCCGCACTCGATCGATCTCTGGCAGGCCGCCGGCGCGCCTGAATCCCTGAAATTCATGCTCATCGGCGTCAGTATCCTCTTGCCGGTCATCTTGGGTTATACAATCTTCGTTTATTGGACATTTCGGGGCCGTCTTCGGGTGGGAGAAGGCTATCATTAA